One segment of Nostoc piscinale CENA21 DNA contains the following:
- a CDS encoding cation-translocating P-type ATPase yields the protein MIQAVHTKVKGRARYKVEELRNSAALKNYLERSLLNYPEIKFVNANPLTSKILVYFPQEKSYKDIAIIIESVLLTYSGKSKLLPTKKKDKNLKTHKQKVNNHQPQNQEDWYLIPSDKVVHKLNTSPTWGLSSELASINLHKYGANVLAHTETRSDLSIIIEQFQSLPVALLGVAAGVSIFTGGVIDAAVILGVVILNAAIGYTTESQSEKIIHSLKNRDQPSTWVIRDGKQREIPTENVVLGDVLTLKPGSYVAADARLIEADNLSVDESALTGESLPVTKINDSLIGDDIPLGDRLNMAYKGTFVTGGQGLAVVVATGQNTEMGNIQQLVGEATAMETPLAKQLDQVGSQLVLISMGICGLVFGLGVWRGYGLVQMLKSSISLAVAAVPEGLPTVATTTLALGIRDMRRNRVLVRSLSAVEALGSVQTICMDKTGTLTENKMSVVEIQSNTHNIKVTDGEFITKEKTINPYSNDELLKLIHVSVLCNESQVSRERNGQYEVIGSATENALIYMAISSGVDIIDLREKYPLVQTNLRSENRNLMSTIHQTHDGKEFIAVKGSPAEVVELCQTWVKNGQIVELTPADKSAIAIENDRMAGKALRVLGIAYNQINQSQTNNNHETDLIWLGLVGMADPIRKGAKELIGDFHQAGIATVMITGDQSPTAYAIAKELELSQEQQLEILDSSNINNLTPEALTALSDKVDVFARISPSNKLQIVQALQAAGKVVAMTGDGINDAPALKAAQVGVAMGKGGTDVAREVADIVLEDDRLETMIVAVSRGRTIYNNIRKSVHFLLATNLSEIMVMTVATAAGIGEPLNAIQLLWLNLVTDIFPGLSLAMEAPEPEVLSQPPRNPDEPIIKKSDFGRIVFESAGLSVSTLLAYAYAIRRYGFSPQASTIAFFTLTSSQLLHTISCRSEHHSVFSREKLPRNGYLNTAIVGSFAIQILAIALPPLRNLLKITPINFIDTAVIIGSALWPLLLSESTKSIPPQNRSLPSLPPNNNAIHLT from the coding sequence GTGATTCAAGCAGTACATACAAAGGTTAAAGGCAGAGCTAGATATAAAGTAGAAGAACTTCGCAATTCAGCAGCACTCAAAAATTATCTGGAGCGATCGCTATTAAATTATCCAGAAATAAAGTTTGTGAATGCTAATCCTTTAACTAGCAAAATTTTAGTCTATTTTCCTCAAGAAAAAAGCTATAAAGACATAGCGATTATTATCGAAAGTGTTTTATTAACTTACTCAGGTAAGAGTAAGTTACTTCCCACCAAGAAAAAAGATAAAAACTTAAAAACTCACAAACAAAAAGTTAATAATCATCAACCGCAAAATCAAGAAGACTGGTATTTAATCCCGTCCGATAAAGTTGTTCACAAATTAAATACCTCGCCAACATGGGGGTTATCCAGTGAATTAGCCAGTATCAATCTGCATAAATATGGTGCTAATGTCTTGGCACACACAGAAACACGCTCTGATTTAAGCATTATTATTGAACAATTTCAATCTCTACCCGTGGCATTACTAGGTGTAGCGGCGGGGGTATCGATATTCACGGGTGGAGTAATTGACGCGGCGGTAATTTTAGGTGTAGTAATTCTCAATGCTGCCATTGGTTACACCACCGAAAGTCAATCAGAAAAAATCATTCACTCCCTAAAAAATCGAGACCAACCATCAACATGGGTAATTAGAGACGGCAAACAGCGAGAAATCCCCACAGAAAATGTCGTTTTAGGGGATGTTTTAACCCTCAAACCCGGCAGTTATGTAGCCGCAGATGCACGATTAATTGAAGCCGATAACCTGAGTGTTGATGAATCTGCCTTAACAGGTGAAAGTCTCCCTGTCACGAAAATCAATGATTCCCTGATAGGCGATGATATCCCATTAGGCGATCGCTTGAACATGGCCTATAAAGGCACTTTTGTTACAGGTGGTCAAGGGCTGGCTGTTGTAGTCGCCACAGGGCAGAATACCGAAATGGGCAACATCCAACAACTTGTGGGCGAAGCCACCGCAATGGAAACTCCCCTCGCCAAACAATTAGACCAAGTAGGTAGCCAGTTAGTCTTAATCAGTATGGGTATTTGCGGTCTGGTCTTTGGTTTGGGCGTGTGGCGGGGATATGGTTTAGTACAGATGTTGAAATCATCCATATCTCTAGCCGTGGCTGCGGTTCCCGAAGGCTTACCCACCGTGGCGACTACCACCCTCGCCCTTGGTATCCGAGATATGCGCCGTAACCGTGTACTAGTAAGGAGTTTGAGTGCAGTTGAAGCCTTGGGTTCTGTGCAGACAATTTGCATGGATAAAACCGGTACACTGACAGAAAATAAAATGTCAGTCGTCGAAATTCAAAGCAACACCCATAACATTAAAGTTACAGACGGGGAATTTATCACCAAGGAAAAAACCATCAACCCCTACAGCAACGACGAACTATTAAAACTAATTCATGTCTCAGTTCTCTGCAACGAAAGCCAAGTCAGCCGCGAGAGAAATGGTCAGTATGAAGTCATCGGTTCCGCTACAGAAAACGCCTTGATTTATATGGCTATTAGTTCTGGGGTGGATATTATTGACCTGAGAGAAAAATATCCCTTAGTGCAGACAAACTTGCGGTCAGAAAATCGCAACTTGATGAGTACAATTCATCAAACCCACGATGGTAAAGAGTTTATCGCCGTCAAAGGTAGCCCCGCCGAAGTTGTGGAACTGTGCCAAACTTGGGTAAAAAATGGGCAAATTGTAGAATTAACCCCAGCCGATAAAAGTGCGATCGCTATTGAAAATGATCGTATGGCTGGGAAAGCATTACGAGTTTTAGGGATAGCTTATAACCAGATTAACCAGTCACAAACCAACAATAACCATGAAACAGACTTGATTTGGTTAGGTTTAGTCGGAATGGCTGACCCCATTAGGAAAGGTGCAAAAGAACTGATTGGGGACTTCCATCAAGCCGGAATTGCTACTGTGATGATTACCGGAGACCAAAGCCCCACAGCTTATGCGATCGCCAAAGAACTAGAATTAAGTCAAGAACAACAGTTAGAAATTCTCGACTCCAGCAACATCAATAATCTCACCCCCGAAGCCTTAACCGCCCTCAGCGACAAAGTAGATGTCTTTGCCCGCATCAGTCCCAGCAATAAACTGCAAATAGTCCAAGCCTTGCAAGCAGCTGGTAAAGTCGTCGCCATGACAGGCGATGGAATTAACGACGCACCCGCCTTAAAAGCCGCCCAAGTGGGTGTGGCTATGGGTAAAGGTGGTACAGATGTCGCCAGAGAAGTTGCAGATATTGTCCTGGAAGACGACCGCCTCGAAACAATGATTGTCGCCGTCAGTCGGGGAAGGACAATTTACAACAACATCCGCAAATCTGTACATTTCCTCCTCGCCACCAACCTCAGCGAAATCATGGTGATGACAGTAGCCACCGCCGCAGGTATTGGCGAACCCTTAAATGCAATTCAACTACTCTGGCTAAACTTAGTTACCGACATCTTCCCCGGTTTGTCCTTAGCAATGGAAGCCCCAGAACCAGAAGTTTTGAGTCAGCCACCCCGCAACCCCGACGAACCAATCATTAAAAAATCCGACTTTGGGCGAATCGTCTTTGAATCTGCTGGTTTATCTGTCAGTACCTTACTCGCTTACGCCTACGCTATCCGCAGATATGGTTTTAGCCCTCAAGCCAGTACAATTGCCTTTTTCACCCTAACCTCAAGCCAATTGCTGCATACAATTAGCTGTCGTTCCGAACATCACAGCGTATTTAGTAGAGAAAAACTCCCACGCAATGGTTATTTAAATACTGCCATTGTTGGTTCCTTTGCTATTCAAATTTTAGCGATCGCCTTGCCACCTTTGCGAAACCTCTTAAAGATTACCCCAATTAACTTTATCGATACCGCCGTCATTATTGGTAGTGCATTGTGGCCTTTATTATTAAGTGAATCAACAAAATCTATTCCGCCACAAAATCGCTCCTTACCCTCACTTCCTCCAAATAACAATGCAATACATTTAACTTAA
- the metK gene encoding methionine adenosyltransferase — MKKDFMFTSESVTEGHPDKLCDQISDAIVDRFLQQDPYARVITECAASTGILFIAARFEPNANVDFTNIARQIIEQIGYEQKQFNSKTCSILTSLRELPASQTHLFDEKNLSDEEIEKITVTNQVTVFGFACNQTYTLMPLPIWLAHKLARQLSEVRHKNILPYLTPDGKTQVGVEYRDRRPYRIHSITVIASQNKAGKPDYQQLQNDIQETVINPVFENEEIRPDAKTRIFINPDGPFIKGGPAVHSGLTGRKNAIDTYGEYSKHSGSALSGKDPIRIDRIGAYIARYAAKNIVAAKLADECEVQLSYSIGLSRPVSIQVETFGTGKISDEEITNLLEKHFDFRLAGIIKQFNLRHLPTINPGGFYRQLAVYGHVGRMDIDLPWEKTDKVGVF, encoded by the coding sequence ATGAAAAAAGACTTCATGTTCACATCAGAATCAGTCACCGAAGGACATCCTGATAAATTGTGCGATCAAATCAGCGATGCCATAGTAGACAGATTCTTACAACAAGATCCCTACGCCAGAGTCATTACCGAATGTGCCGCATCTACAGGCATATTATTTATTGCTGCCCGATTTGAACCAAATGCCAACGTAGACTTTACCAATATTGCCAGACAAATAATCGAACAAATTGGTTATGAACAAAAACAATTTAATAGTAAAACATGTAGTATTTTGACCAGCTTGCGAGAATTACCAGCCAGTCAAACTCACTTATTTGATGAAAAGAATTTATCTGATGAAGAGATTGAAAAAATTACTGTGACAAATCAAGTTACAGTCTTTGGCTTTGCCTGCAATCAAACCTATACACTTATGCCCTTGCCAATTTGGTTAGCGCATAAATTAGCCAGACAATTAAGTGAAGTCCGACACAAAAATATTCTACCCTATTTAACACCTGATGGTAAAACTCAAGTAGGAGTAGAATACCGCGATCGCCGTCCTTATCGAATCCATAGTATTACCGTCATTGCCAGTCAAAATAAAGCAGGTAAACCAGATTATCAACAATTACAAAATGATATTCAAGAAACAGTGATTAATCCTGTGTTTGAAAATGAAGAAATTCGCCCTGATGCCAAAACCCGAATATTTATTAATCCTGATGGGCCGTTTATTAAAGGCGGGCCAGCAGTGCATTCAGGCTTAACCGGCAGAAAAAATGCCATCGATACTTATGGTGAATATTCTAAACATAGCGGTTCAGCATTAAGTGGTAAAGACCCAATTAGAATTGATAGAATCGGCGCTTACATTGCCCGTTATGCAGCCAAAAATATAGTCGCCGCTAAACTTGCAGATGAATGCGAAGTACAACTCAGTTATTCCATTGGTTTGTCTCGTCCCGTGAGTATTCAAGTAGAAACCTTTGGTACAGGCAAAATTTCGGATGAAGAAATTACTAATTTATTAGAAAAGCATTTTGATTTCCGCTTGGCAGGAATTATTAAACAATTTAATTTAAGACATTTACCCACAATTAATCCAGGCGGTTTTTATCGCCAGCTTGCAGTTTATGGTCATGTAGGAAGAATGGATATAGATTTACCCTGGGAAAAAACAGATAAAGTCGGTGTGTTTTGA
- a CDS encoding family 10 glycosylhydrolase, producing MPVNLYIYLVGISNRSAKLLWQRLWVVVFSSSLLLPNLISQPAQAQVNQDCQLSTTAAQTKEKLRLLALKGDRDAQSQYQKLVRQHAQDVQKCRNRTWPKIQAVWLRLYPCDIQPGIIDQIMDRMVNRGYNQIYIETFYDGQVLLPASDNPTAWPSVLRTPGTEKMDLLSVAIQKGRERGLKVYSWMFTINFGYTYAKRADRESAIARNGKGQTSLYVVDNGSQVFIDPYNMQAKRDYFQMVQQVLRRRPDGLLFDYVRYPRQAGTDSIATKVTDLWLFTPATQEALFRRALNTKGLDLMRRFLSKGYVTAGDIDEVDKLYPQQGEPMWQGRIPPPQEKALLPATDRQPTLQVELWQLMVAHAMQGILDFVALASYPAQQLGIPAGVVFFPDGNQMVGQGYDSRLQPWDRFPSNLQWHAMAYATCSDVSCIAEQVQRVISAAKPGTKIIPALAGAWGQSTSTRPSLEAQMQALRKYAPQLAGVSHFAYSWQYPENDSDRKFCRLR from the coding sequence ATGCCCGTGAATTTGTACATCTACCTTGTCGGCATATCTAACCGTTCCGCAAAATTATTATGGCAACGCTTGTGGGTTGTGGTTTTTAGTAGTAGTCTTTTGCTGCCTAACTTGATCAGCCAACCAGCACAAGCACAAGTTAACCAAGATTGTCAGTTATCAACCACGGCGGCGCAAACAAAGGAAAAATTACGTTTGTTGGCACTCAAAGGCGATCGCGATGCCCAAAGCCAATATCAAAAGCTAGTACGCCAACACGCCCAAGATGTACAAAAATGTCGCAATCGTACTTGGCCCAAAATTCAAGCTGTTTGGTTGCGTTTATATCCCTGTGACATTCAACCAGGGATAATTGACCAAATTATGGATCGGATGGTCAACCGCGGCTATAACCAAATCTATATAGAAACATTTTATGATGGGCAGGTATTATTGCCCGCATCTGATAATCCTACAGCTTGGCCTTCCGTACTCCGGACTCCAGGGACGGAAAAGATGGATTTACTTTCTGTAGCGATTCAAAAAGGGCGAGAAAGGGGACTCAAGGTTTATTCCTGGATGTTTACCATCAATTTTGGCTATACTTACGCCAAAAGAGCAGATCGAGAATCTGCGATCGCCCGTAATGGCAAGGGGCAAACTAGTTTATATGTTGTAGATAACGGTTCGCAGGTATTTATCGATCCCTACAATATGCAAGCCAAACGCGATTACTTCCAGATGGTACAGCAAGTACTACGCCGTCGCCCGGATGGTTTGCTATTTGATTATGTGCGTTATCCCAGACAAGCCGGTACGGATTCTATTGCCACAAAAGTCACGGATTTATGGCTATTTACCCCAGCTACTCAAGAAGCTTTATTTCGGCGGGCTTTGAATACTAAAGGGTTGGATTTGATGCGGCGGTTCTTGAGTAAGGGATATGTCACCGCCGGAGATATTGATGAAGTTGATAAACTGTATCCCCAACAAGGGGAACCGATGTGGCAAGGGCGCATTCCACCACCACAGGAAAAAGCACTGTTACCAGCAACTGACAGACAACCGACTTTGCAAGTTGAACTCTGGCAGTTAATGGTTGCCCATGCTATGCAAGGTATCTTAGATTTTGTCGCTTTAGCCAGTTACCCAGCACAGCAGCTAGGCATTCCCGCCGGAGTAGTGTTTTTCCCCGATGGCAACCAAATGGTGGGACAAGGCTATGATTCCCGCTTGCAACCTTGGGATAGATTTCCCAGTAACTTGCAATGGCACGCAATGGCTTATGCAACTTGTAGTGATGTTAGCTGCATTGCCGAGCAAGTGCAACGGGTGATTAGTGCTGCCAAACCGGGGACAAAAATTATTCCTGCCTTAGCAGGCGCATGGGGACAATCCACCAGTACTCGCCCATCCCTAGAAGCCCAAATGCAAGCCCTACGCAAGTATGCACCACAATTAGCAGGTGTTAGCCATTTTGCCTATTCTTGGCAATACCCAGAAAATGATAGCGATCGCAAATTCTGTCGCCTTCGTTAA
- the psb27 gene encoding photosystem II protein Psb27: protein MKRYWSRLLALVLVLAIGLIGCSSPDSLTGDYRQDTLTVVSTLRKALEVTDDSPDKAELQADARQKINDFSARYQRAGSISGLSSFTTMRTALNSLAGHYSSYPNRPVPQKLKSRLEQEFQQVESALKRGA, encoded by the coding sequence ATGAAACGCTATTGGTCGCGTCTGCTTGCTTTGGTTTTAGTTTTAGCTATTGGCTTAATCGGTTGTTCTAGCCCTGATAGCTTAACAGGGGATTATCGCCAAGACACATTGACTGTAGTGAGTACCCTAAGAAAAGCCCTAGAAGTAACTGACGATTCACCGGATAAAGCAGAACTTCAAGCAGATGCGCGGCAAAAAATTAACGATTTCTCAGCCCGCTATCAACGCGCTGGTTCAATTTCTGGTTTAAGTTCTTTTACAACCATGCGTACCGCCCTTAACTCTCTAGCGGGACACTACAGTTCTTACCCAAACCGTCCAGTTCCGCAAAAACTGAAAAGTCGTCTAGAACAGGAGTTTCAGCAAGTAGAGTCTGCACTGAAGCGTGGTGCTTAA
- the cofH gene encoding 7,8-didemethyl-8-hydroxy-5-deazariboflavin synthase subunit CofH, whose amino-acid sequence MINTSVTNILERALMGYDLSPQEGVLLLRQTEQEAIAAIRHTADRLRYNQVGDTITYVINRNINFTNICEQHCSFCAFRRDSDDVGAYWLDWGQILEKSQDAVRRGATEICMQGGLNPQAQIDGKSLPYYLKLVETIKQEFPQIHLHAFSPQEVQFIARNDGLDYATVIAALRDAGVGSMPGTAAEVLDDEVRKVLCPEKINTATWLEIISTAHKLGLPTTSTMLSGHIETPEQQIGHLEKLRSLQQTAINQGYAARITEFILLPFVGQEAPKSLRRRVGRDQPVLADALLLGAVARIYLGNWIPNHQPSWVKLGLTGATEALVWGCNDIGGTLMEEHITTMAGAVGGTCMEVDTLQTAIASLGRPYQQRDTLYQKV is encoded by the coding sequence GTGATCAACACTTCTGTTACAAACATTCTTGAGCGTGCCTTAATGGGATACGATTTATCTCCTCAAGAGGGAGTATTGTTGTTAAGGCAGACTGAACAAGAAGCGATCGCGGCAATTCGTCACACAGCTGATCGACTCCGCTACAATCAGGTAGGCGACACTATTACTTACGTAATTAACCGTAATATTAATTTTACTAACATTTGCGAACAGCATTGTAGTTTTTGTGCTTTCCGCCGAGATAGCGATGATGTTGGTGCGTATTGGTTAGACTGGGGGCAAATTTTAGAAAAGTCCCAAGATGCAGTTCGGCGGGGGGCAACGGAAATTTGTATGCAGGGCGGATTAAACCCCCAAGCACAGATTGACGGGAAATCTTTACCTTATTACCTGAAGTTAGTTGAAACTATTAAACAGGAATTTCCTCAAATTCACTTACACGCCTTTTCGCCCCAAGAGGTGCAGTTTATCGCCAGAAATGACGGGCTAGATTATGCAACGGTGATCGCAGCTTTGCGGGATGCTGGTGTTGGTTCCATGCCAGGAACGGCGGCTGAGGTGTTGGATGATGAAGTGCGAAAAGTATTGTGTCCTGAGAAAATTAACACAGCGACTTGGTTAGAAATTATCTCCACAGCCCATAAATTAGGTTTACCTACCACCAGTACCATGTTATCGGGGCATATCGAAACCCCAGAACAACAAATTGGGCATTTAGAAAAATTGCGATCGCTCCAACAAACAGCCATTAATCAAGGCTATGCAGCACGTATTACAGAATTTATTTTATTACCCTTTGTGGGTCAAGAAGCGCCAAAATCTTTACGCCGTCGGGTAGGACGTGATCAACCAGTTTTAGCGGATGCTTTACTTTTAGGTGCAGTCGCGCGAATTTACTTAGGTAATTGGATTCCTAACCATCAACCCAGTTGGGTAAAGTTAGGGTTAACTGGGGCAACAGAAGCGTTAGTTTGGGGTTGTAACGATATTGGTGGCACATTGATGGAAGAACACATCACCACAATGGCTGGTGCTGTGGGTGGTACTTGTATGGAAGTGGACACCTTACAAACTGCGATCGCATCTTTAGGAAGACCTTACCAACAAAGAGATACTTTGTATCAAAAAGTGTGA
- a CDS encoding glycosyltransferase: protein MRNSPSNTLLSVPSGGLQISEFPPPQLITDKTKIYFSLIIPTYKERENIVRLVKVLSELLEEVIPDDYELIVVDDDSPDRTWEVAQSMMAEYPNLRVMRRQQERGLSSAVIRGWQVARGSVLGVIDGDLQHPPEVLAQLLRSIEQGADLAVASRHIDGGGVSRWSAVRRFLSRGAQVLGLIFLPGVLGRVSDPMSGYFMVRRRCIAGVTLNPVGYKILLEVIARGNVAEIAEVGYVFCERKQGESKVTWKQYVEYLHHLLRLRLTTTQVGQKFSFPIGRFLRFGLVGLSGVFVDMAILYLLSDPSTLALPLTRSKIIAGEIAIFNNFLWNDAWTFADVAMQQQEWHHRAKRFLKFNLVCLAGLLINVLVLNLVFNFVIPNRYIANLIAIAVATIWNFWVNLKLSWRVTDVK from the coding sequence ATGAGAAACAGCCCAAGCAATACATTATTATCAGTGCCATCTGGCGGTTTGCAGATTTCAGAATTTCCACCTCCCCAGCTCATAACAGATAAAACAAAAATTTATTTTTCGCTGATCATTCCTACTTATAAAGAACGTGAAAACATCGTTAGGCTCGTCAAAGTACTGAGTGAACTGCTAGAGGAAGTGATTCCCGATGATTATGAGTTAATTGTGGTAGATGATGATAGTCCCGATCGCACTTGGGAAGTCGCGCAATCAATGATGGCAGAATATCCCAATTTGCGGGTGATGCGTCGCCAACAAGAACGGGGATTATCTTCAGCAGTTATTCGGGGTTGGCAAGTTGCGAGGGGAAGTGTGTTAGGAGTGATTGATGGGGATTTGCAACATCCGCCAGAAGTATTGGCACAGTTGTTACGCAGTATTGAACAAGGTGCAGACTTGGCTGTTGCTAGTCGTCATATAGACGGTGGTGGGGTAAGCCGTTGGAGTGCGGTAAGACGTTTTTTATCTCGTGGCGCTCAAGTTTTGGGTTTGATTTTCTTACCAGGGGTATTAGGGAGAGTTTCTGACCCGATGAGTGGTTATTTTATGGTGCGTCGCCGTTGTATTGCAGGGGTGACACTTAATCCCGTAGGCTACAAAATTCTCTTAGAAGTAATTGCTAGGGGAAATGTAGCAGAAATCGCGGAGGTGGGTTATGTATTCTGTGAGCGCAAACAAGGTGAAAGCAAAGTTACCTGGAAGCAATATGTAGAATACTTGCATCACTTATTGCGTTTACGGCTGACTACAACACAAGTGGGACAAAAATTTTCTTTTCCTATTGGTCGATTTCTCCGCTTTGGCTTGGTAGGGCTAAGTGGTGTATTTGTAGATATGGCAATACTTTATTTACTGAGTGACCCATCGACCTTAGCTTTACCGTTGACACGCAGTAAAATCATTGCGGGTGAAATTGCCATTTTCAACAATTTTTTGTGGAATGATGCTTGGACATTTGCCGATGTGGCGATGCAGCAGCAAGAATGGCATCATCGTGCAAAGAGGTTTTTGAAATTTAATTTGGTGTGCTTGGCGGGGTTGTTAATCAATGTTTTGGTGTTAAATTTAGTGTTTAATTTTGTGATTCCCAATCGTTATATTGCTAATTTGATTGCGATCGCAGTTGCGACTATCTGGAATTTTTGGGTGAATTTAAAACTGAGTTGGCGCGTAACTGATGTGAAATGA